In a single window of the Nicotiana tomentosiformis chromosome 10, ASM39032v3, whole genome shotgun sequence genome:
- the LOC104112797 gene encoding nodulin-related protein 2-like, which produces MNFLSSLAKSAGGQSADEPKKTAGEEASTTDLFSSAKVLAEAAQSQFNKDSGKVDNKKVAEAAADVLDAAQKYGKLDETQGVGQYVEKAETYLHQYGSANPSTTTDAAAAKPPAAAPDTEETKAPAPAPAAADTEETKPPAPADTEEPKASAPAPAPAEEEKGEGYGQYVKMAEGFLKPGDGESAKASEGGSGPDYLKLAGDFLGKK; this is translated from the exons ATGAATTTCCTCTCATCTTTGGCTAAGAGCGCCGGCGGCCAATCCGCCGACGAGCCCAAGAAAACCGCCGGCGAGGAAGCTTCAACTACTGACCTTTTTTCCAGTGCAAAAGTGTTAGCTGAAGCAGCTCAAAGTCAATTCAACAAAGATTCCGGCAAGGTCGATAACAAAAAGGTGGCTGAAGCTGCTGCTGATGTTCTTGACGCTGCACAGAAATATGGTAAATTAGATGAAACTCAAGGTGTTGGACAGTATGTTGAAAAAGCTGAAACTTATCTCCACCAGTACGGTTCTGCTAACCCCTCCACCACCACCGATGCCGCCGCTGCAAAGCCTCCGGCAGCCGCACCAGATACCGAAGAAACAAAGGCACCGGCACCGGCTCCGGCCGCAGCAGATACTGAAGAAACAAAGCCACCGGCACCGGCAG ATACCGAAGAACCAAAGGCATCGGCACCTGCACCGGCACCGGCAGAGGAAGAAAAGGGAGAAGGGTATGGGCAATACGTGAAAATGGCAGAAGGATTTCTGAAACCAGGAGATGGTGAATCGGCAAAAGCATCTGAAGGAGGATCAGGACCAGATTATCTTAAGTTGGCCGGTGACTTCTTAGGCAAGAAGTGA